The proteins below come from a single Aquarana catesbeiana isolate 2022-GZ linkage group LG12, ASM4218655v1, whole genome shotgun sequence genomic window:
- the LOC141114351 gene encoding uncharacterized protein: MGFSSTKARILMVGLDGSGKTTVLYKLKLNETVCTIPTIGYNVETVEPIHNVTFNVWDVGGQDNIRALWKIFSPNTNGLVFVVDSANPERFLEARKELNAILENDEMRGVPFLVMANKQDHPCARKPMELEEELELTKIKGHQWHIQGCCATNGEGLVEGLEVLANLIKPF, from the coding sequence ATGGGCTTCTCTAGCACCAAGGCTCGGATCCTGATGGTGGGTCTGGATGGGTCTGGAAAGACCACAGTCCTCTACAAGCTGAAGCTGAATGAGACGGTCTGTACAATCCCTACCATCGGATACAACGTTGAGACTGTGGAGCCCATCCATAACGTGACATTTAATGTATGGGATGTGGGTGGTCAGGACAATATCCGAGCCCTGTGGAAAATCTTCTCTCCCAACACAAATGGCTTGGTCTTTGTGGTGGACAGTGCTAACCCAGAGAGGTTTCTGGAAGCCAGGAAAGAGCTAAATGCAATCCTGGAGAATGATGAAATGAGAGGCGTGCCGTTCTTGGTGATGGCCAACAAGCAAGATCACCCATGTGCCAGGAAACCCATGGAGCTGGAGGAGGAACTGGAACTGACCAAGATAAAGGGACACCAGTGGCACATTCAGGGGTGCTGTGCCACCAACGGGGAAGGACTGGTGGAGGGGCTGGAGGTCCTCGCCAATTTAATTAAGCCGTTTTAG